In Pasteurella multocida subsp. multocida OH4807, a genomic segment contains:
- a CDS encoding protein NrfF (COG4235 Cytochrome c biogenesis factor), with amino-acid sequence MMWWGLLVFALLIIVLLMLPFAKWQTWQSNYRQQKNVALYREQLAMNPALELRDELGQRLLDDEKQLQNQPHFVLTEGKSAVRFSLKLNVLLAFLLIALPSLYYFSLSRYAEVEQGEAAFLQQQMQLMEQAISKQNEDKITQIQNKLRQDPNDAENWLALGQAYIENNEFDSAMIAYQNAQGLLGNKPYILGALATALYYQSGQQLTDAVQALLNQALTEDPQEISSLSLIATEAFVQGNYQKAAQTWQKMLDSDRPNVDRRTLIQRIQMAEIRQQQSN; translated from the coding sequence ATGATGTGGTGGGGATTATTAGTTTTTGCATTGCTGATTATTGTGCTGCTAATGTTGCCTTTTGCTAAATGGCAAACTTGGCAAAGCAACTATCGTCAACAGAAAAATGTTGCCTTATATCGTGAGCAATTGGCGATGAATCCAGCCCTAGAACTGCGTGATGAATTGGGGCAGCGTTTATTGGACGATGAAAAACAATTGCAAAATCAACCGCACTTTGTATTAACTGAAGGGAAAAGTGCGGTGCGTTTTTCATTAAAATTGAATGTGCTTTTAGCGTTCTTATTGATTGCTTTGCCAAGTTTGTACTATTTTTCCTTATCTCGTTATGCGGAAGTCGAGCAAGGAGAAGCGGCTTTTTTACAGCAACAAATGCAATTAATGGAACAAGCGATTTCTAAGCAAAATGAGGATAAAATCACGCAAATTCAAAACAAATTGCGTCAAGATCCTAATGATGCGGAAAATTGGCTCGCATTGGGACAAGCCTATATCGAAAATAATGAATTTGATAGTGCGATGATTGCTTACCAAAATGCACAAGGCTTGTTAGGCAATAAACCCTATATTTTAGGTGCTTTAGCGACAGCACTTTATTATCAATCAGGGCAACAATTGACGGATGCAGTACAGGCATTATTAAATCAAGCATTGACTGAAGATCCACAAGAAATTTCAAGCTTATCATTGATTGCTACCGAAGCATTTGTGCAAGGAAATTATCAAAAAGCCGCACAGACTTGGCAAAAAATGCTAGACTCCGACCGACCAAATGTCGATCGCCGAACGTTGATCCAACGTATTCAAA